From a single Deinococcus fonticola genomic region:
- a CDS encoding response regulator, giving the protein MAKILIIDDSPADIRFMTEALRSTGHAVVSITESSKAEATMEAERPDLTLLDVVMPERNGYETLRALKKLPAYASTKVVFVSSKGSDTDVKWGLRQGAVDYLVKPYTPEQVVTLVSRHI; this is encoded by the coding sequence ATGGCCAAGATTCTGATTATCGACGACTCTCCCGCTGACATCCGCTTCATGACCGAGGCCCTGCGCTCCACCGGCCACGCCGTGGTCAGCATCACCGAATCGAGCAAGGCCGAGGCCACCATGGAAGCCGAGCGCCCGGACTTGACCCTGCTCGACGTCGTGATGCCCGAGCGCAACGGTTACGAAACCCTGCGCGCCCTCAAGAAACTGCCTGCCTACGCCAGCACCAAGGTCGTGTTCGTCAGCTCCAAGGGCTCGGACACCGACGTGAAGTGGGGCCTGCGCCAGGGAGCCGTGGATTACCTGGTCAAGCCCTACACCCCCGAGCAGGTCGTGACGCTCGTCAGCCGCCACATTTAA
- a CDS encoding methyl-accepting chemotaxis protein, producing the protein MTQVPLSNTDLQPASLAPQSVTPRKTGGFLGRMPVGRKILLGGLALGLSYVAGQVGMYTIFNGNIKAIDQSLQGQKMLQPTSEILQNAQLLRLSSVNMLAGKADAQAQNAAQRKALTGKLNELLALTQAQKLTELEGDVKVIQNALNEINTQVDNRSISPAAVQLKVTGLISDNIIPLFAEIGDQAKLRYVNPTSANANELVHLIDLVTTSLPRNMSPAGAVLSGNIQLIQKAGGKGKVLPAALKVEAQYRNQAARAAFDEITGALEESIQKSPQLKTALTPAYQKLNAAANPIFDDVQKNILDSKTINTDAARLNSYTPAYAAALFGSLNTSIDTLGQVLQNEKQLVTQQIVPTVAIPLILLVLVTLFFRAVVAAITTPLRRLTEASQRLQAGDFSAQVPVTSSDEIGTLTQAFNSTASQLKMSAENSAVQLQEAQRLQNNIGEFLDVTMDIAEGDLTKRGRVTEDVLGNVVDSINLMTEELGSVLKGVQTASQSLRGGSKQLLATTEQIQGGASMTAAEAQRVAEQVQQINDQIRQMAQDAQASAETARQALQASQQGQEAVTGTLEGMQNIRREVQGVAKRIKNLGDRLLEIQEIVDTISQIARQTNLLALNASIEAAGAGEAGGRFSIVADEVRKLADVSSQATGRIAGLIKNVQAEIQDVIASVEDGTREVEQGYRVAGSAGERLREIGTLTQQSAQYAEGIAASTQEQVQGIEQVDTAVQQIASISQQSRQSVEQGREAAERLEKLAEGLNASLARFRLPA; encoded by the coding sequence ATGACCCAGGTTCCCCTGTCCAACACGGATCTTCAGCCCGCTTCCCTCGCCCCCCAGTCCGTCACCCCCAGAAAAACCGGCGGTTTCCTCGGCCGCATGCCGGTGGGCCGCAAGATTCTGCTCGGTGGCCTGGCGCTGGGCCTGTCGTATGTCGCCGGCCAGGTCGGCATGTACACGATCTTCAACGGGAACATCAAGGCCATCGACCAGAGCCTGCAAGGCCAGAAGATGCTGCAACCGACCTCGGAGATTTTGCAAAATGCCCAGCTGCTGCGTCTGTCCTCGGTGAACATGCTGGCCGGCAAGGCCGACGCCCAGGCGCAGAATGCCGCGCAGCGCAAGGCCCTGACCGGCAAGCTGAACGAACTGCTGGCCCTGACCCAGGCGCAGAAGCTGACCGAACTGGAAGGCGACGTGAAGGTCATTCAGAACGCCCTGAATGAAATCAACACCCAGGTGGACAACCGCTCGATTTCCCCGGCCGCCGTGCAGCTCAAGGTCACGGGCCTGATCAGCGACAACATCATTCCGCTGTTCGCTGAAATCGGCGACCAGGCCAAGCTGCGCTACGTCAACCCCACCTCCGCCAACGCCAATGAACTCGTGCACCTGATCGACCTGGTCACCACCAGCCTGCCGCGGAACATGTCGCCAGCGGGCGCCGTGCTGTCCGGCAACATTCAACTGATTCAGAAAGCCGGCGGCAAAGGCAAGGTATTGCCGGCCGCACTGAAAGTGGAAGCGCAGTACCGCAACCAGGCAGCCCGGGCCGCGTTCGATGAGATCACCGGGGCCCTGGAAGAGTCCATCCAGAAGTCCCCTCAGCTCAAAACGGCCCTGACCCCGGCCTACCAGAAACTGAACGCGGCCGCCAACCCCATTTTCGATGACGTTCAGAAGAATATTCTGGACAGCAAGACCATCAATACCGACGCTGCTCGCCTGAACTCCTACACGCCCGCCTACGCGGCGGCGCTGTTCGGCAGTCTGAACACGTCCATCGATACCCTGGGTCAGGTGCTGCAAAACGAGAAGCAGCTGGTGACGCAGCAGATCGTGCCCACCGTGGCCATTCCGCTGATTCTGCTGGTGCTGGTGACCCTGTTCTTCCGCGCGGTGGTCGCGGCCATCACCACGCCGCTGCGCCGCCTGACCGAGGCTTCCCAGCGCCTGCAGGCCGGGGATTTCAGTGCTCAGGTGCCGGTGACTTCCAGCGATGAGATCGGCACGCTGACCCAGGCCTTCAACTCGACGGCCAGCCAGCTGAAAATGAGCGCCGAGAACAGCGCCGTGCAGCTTCAGGAAGCGCAGCGCCTCCAGAACAACATCGGGGAGTTTCTGGACGTGACCATGGACATCGCCGAAGGTGACCTGACCAAGCGCGGCAGGGTGACCGAGGACGTGCTGGGCAACGTGGTGGACTCCATCAACCTGATGACCGAGGAACTTGGGAGCGTGCTCAAAGGTGTACAGACCGCCTCGCAGTCGCTGAGGGGCGGCTCCAAGCAGCTGCTGGCGACCACCGAGCAGATTCAGGGTGGCGCCAGCATGACGGCCGCCGAGGCGCAGCGCGTGGCCGAGCAGGTGCAGCAGATCAACGACCAGATTCGCCAGATGGCGCAGGACGCACAGGCCTCCGCCGAAACGGCCCGTCAGGCGCTGCAGGCCTCGCAGCAGGGTCAGGAAGCCGTGACCGGCACGCTGGAAGGCATGCAGAACATCCGCCGCGAGGTGCAGGGCGTCGCCAAACGCATCAAGAACCTGGGGGATCGCTTGCTGGAAATTCAGGAAATCGTGGACACCATCTCGCAGATCGCCCGTCAGACCAACCTGCTGGCGCTGAACGCCTCCATTGAGGCCGCCGGTGCAGGGGAAGCGGGCGGACGCTTCAGCATCGTGGCAGACGAAGTGCGTAAGCTGGCCGACGTGTCCTCGCAGGCCACCGGGCGCATCGCGGGCCTGATTAAGAACGTGCAGGCCGAAATTCAGGACGTGATCGCGTCGGTGGAAGACGGCACGCGCGAGGTGGAACAGGGCTACCGCGTGGCCGGCAGCGCCGGGGAGCGCCTGCGTGAAATCGGGACGCTGACCCAGCAGTCCGCGCAGTACGCCGAAGGCATCGCCGCCAGCACGCAGGAGCAGGTGCAGGGCATCGAGCAGGTGGACACCGCCGTGCAGCAGATCGCCAGCATCTCGCAGCAGTCGCGTCAGTCGGTCGAGCAGGGCCGCGAGGCCGCCGAGCGCCTGGAAAAACTGGCCGAGGGGCTGAACGCCAGCCTGGCCCGCTTCCGCCTGCCTGCGTAA
- a CDS encoding response regulator, whose amino-acid sequence MALQLSVLLVDDDPTELLLAQEAFEAHAQTVNLVTCSSGPEALAHLQDPAHPLPDVIVTDLNMPGMTGLDVIRLLKNDPRLHLIPVVVLSNSNDPRDVEQAYSLHANSYLVKAPDFSAFMEQIDTFLAFWREVRKPYQVMG is encoded by the coding sequence ATGGCGCTTCAACTGTCTGTCCTGCTGGTGGACGACGACCCCACCGAACTGCTGCTGGCGCAGGAAGCCTTCGAGGCCCACGCGCAGACCGTGAACCTGGTGACGTGCAGCAGCGGCCCGGAGGCCCTGGCCCACCTGCAAGACCCCGCCCATCCGCTGCCGGACGTGATCGTCACCGACCTGAACATGCCCGGCATGACCGGCCTGGACGTTATCCGCCTGCTGAAAAACGACCCGCGCCTGCACCTTATTCCGGTGGTGGTGCTCAGCAACTCCAACGACCCCAGGGACGTGGAACAGGCGTACAGCCTGCACGCCAACTCCTACCTGGTTAAAGCCCCGGACTTCAGTGCCTTCATGGAACAGATCGACACGTTCCTGGCCTTCTGGCGCGAGGTGCGCAAACCGTACCAGGTGATGGGTTAA
- a CDS encoding heavy metal translocating P-type ATPase, with product MTTTLPTHPPARVAPRFVLTRELKSAILLTALTLLGLLLGLAGQYLLQNEYVRWGGYLMAYLAGGIPAGREALHSLFVERKLDVDLLMVLAALGAASIGQAADGAILLFLFSLSNTLQDWAMGRTKNAIQALMDLNPEGATVRREGPDGKSVEKWCELGDIRIGDILVVKPGERIAADARVVKGTTSVDESPITGESVPIDKTTGSELASGTVNLNGSVEAEVTRPAGESTLARLVGLMEEAQTQKSKTEHITEKYESPYAMIVLLCVPLVYALLRYGFRLDVDASWYRAMTFMVVASPCAVVISTPAVMLSAMAAAARAGVLFKSSAALDTLAGVNTVAFDKTGTLTQARMTLTHTVADDPRAALALAAGLELHSEHPIAQAIVQAAQEQQVTPVTVHEAQAIPGHGIEARLPGDGLSQLAWAGNLRLAQRAGAQLTPEQEVALNQLSREGSSTVIVGAGSRVLGIMGVADALRPHIREALNTLQGSGVAHRVMLTGDKQEVAHTVAHEVGLTEYRAELLPEDKLRIIGELPGPVAMVGDGVNDAPALARADLGVAVASGTDVAIESADVVLMQNDLGKLGGAVKLAREARRTVLINLAFAFSVIAVVAPLAVMGKVPLPLGVIAHEGGTVFVVFMGLRLLTRRL from the coding sequence ATGACCACCACCCTTCCCACCCACCCACCGGCCCGCGTCGCCCCGCGCTTCGTCCTCACGCGCGAACTGAAAAGCGCCATCCTGCTCACCGCCCTCACCCTGCTCGGCCTGCTGCTCGGCCTGGCCGGCCAGTACCTGCTTCAGAACGAGTACGTCAGGTGGGGCGGCTACCTGATGGCCTACCTGGCGGGCGGCATCCCCGCCGGGCGTGAGGCCCTGCACAGCCTTTTCGTGGAACGCAAACTGGACGTCGACCTCCTGATGGTGCTGGCGGCCCTGGGCGCGGCCAGCATCGGCCAGGCCGCCGACGGCGCCATCCTGCTGTTCCTCTTCAGCCTCAGCAACACCTTGCAGGACTGGGCCATGGGGCGCACCAAGAACGCCATCCAGGCGCTGATGGACCTCAATCCCGAAGGGGCGACCGTGCGGCGGGAGGGCCCCGATGGAAAAAGTGTCGAGAAGTGGTGCGAACTGGGCGACATCCGCATCGGCGACATCCTGGTCGTGAAACCCGGCGAGCGCATCGCCGCCGACGCCCGCGTGGTGAAAGGCACCACCAGCGTCGACGAGAGCCCCATCACCGGCGAAAGTGTTCCCATCGACAAGACCACGGGTTCGGAACTGGCCTCCGGCACCGTGAACCTGAACGGCAGCGTGGAGGCCGAAGTGACCCGCCCTGCCGGCGAGAGCACCCTGGCCCGCCTGGTCGGGCTGATGGAAGAGGCCCAGACGCAGAAAAGCAAGACCGAGCACATCACCGAGAAATATGAAAGCCCTTACGCCATGATCGTGCTGCTGTGCGTGCCGCTGGTGTACGCGCTGCTCAGGTACGGGTTCAGGCTGGACGTCGATGCCTCGTGGTACCGGGCCATGACCTTCATGGTGGTCGCCAGCCCGTGCGCCGTGGTGATCAGCACGCCCGCCGTGATGCTCTCGGCCATGGCCGCCGCCGCCCGCGCCGGGGTGCTGTTCAAGAGCAGCGCCGCGCTGGACACGCTGGCCGGCGTGAACACCGTGGCCTTCGACAAGACCGGCACCCTGACCCAGGCCAGGATGACCCTGACACACACCGTCGCCGACGACCCCCGCGCCGCCCTGGCCCTGGCCGCCGGACTGGAGCTGCACAGCGAGCACCCGATTGCCCAGGCCATCGTGCAGGCCGCGCAGGAACAGCAGGTAACGCCCGTGACCGTGCATGAGGCGCAGGCCATTCCCGGCCACGGCATCGAAGCGCGGCTGCCCGGCGACGGTCTCAGCCAGTTGGCCTGGGCCGGCAACCTGCGCCTGGCGCAGCGTGCGGGGGCGCAGCTCACCCCCGAACAGGAAGTGGCCCTCAACCAGCTGAGCCGTGAAGGCAGCAGCACCGTGATTGTCGGGGCCGGCTCCAGAGTGCTGGGCATCATGGGCGTGGCTGACGCCCTGCGCCCCCACATCCGCGAGGCGCTGAACACCTTGCAAGGCAGCGGCGTGGCCCACCGCGTGATGCTGACCGGCGACAAGCAGGAAGTGGCCCACACCGTGGCGCATGAGGTCGGCCTGACCGAGTACCGCGCCGAACTGCTGCCCGAAGACAAGCTGCGGATCATCGGCGAGCTGCCCGGCCCAGTGGCGATGGTGGGCGACGGCGTGAACGACGCCCCGGCGCTGGCCCGCGCCGACCTGGGCGTGGCAGTGGCCAGCGGCACCGACGTCGCCATCGAAAGTGCCGACGTGGTGCTGATGCAAAACGACCTGGGCAAACTGGGCGGCGCCGTGAAGCTCGCCAGGGAAGCGCGGCGCACCGTGCTGATCAACCTGGCTTTCGCCTTCAGCGTGATCGCCGTGGTGGCTCCACTGGCCGTTATGGGCAAAGTGCCGTTGCCGCTGGGGGTCATCGCCCACGAGGGTGGCACGGTCTTCGTGGTCTTCATGGGCCTGCGGCTCCTGACCCGTCGCCTCTGA
- a CDS encoding GNAT family N-acetyltransferase — protein MIRPLRPDDAAAVGQIAFETGFFGHSAAPYFPDEALFADLWVGPYFRGGAGNFVAEVDGVVRGYVLGSPDPGLYRLALQADLLEGVLPHWPRYRRALGAVPYLLRALLFPTPHADWRTYPAHLHINLLPQARGLHLGEGLLRSHLAALRSLGVPGVQLSTTTENQAALGLYRKLGFVRLAEQVTPLWTPWLGHPARHVIMGRRLSGPGQETATPGQKEEAAPPD, from the coding sequence ATGATCCGTCCTCTGCGTCCCGACGACGCTGCCGCAGTGGGGCAGATCGCCTTTGAGACCGGGTTTTTTGGGCACAGCGCGGCCCCTTACTTTCCGGACGAGGCGCTGTTTGCTGACCTGTGGGTGGGGCCGTACTTCCGGGGCGGTGCCGGAAACTTCGTGGCCGAGGTGGACGGCGTGGTGCGCGGCTACGTGCTGGGATCGCCCGACCCCGGCCTGTACCGGCTGGCGTTGCAGGCCGATTTGCTGGAAGGGGTGCTGCCCCACTGGCCGCGCTACCGCCGGGCATTGGGGGCCGTGCCCTACTTGCTGCGGGCGCTGCTGTTTCCCACGCCCCACGCCGACTGGCGGACGTACCCGGCGCACCTGCACATCAACCTGTTGCCCCAGGCCCGGGGCCTGCACCTGGGCGAGGGGCTGCTGCGCTCTCACCTGGCGGCCCTGCGTTCACTGGGCGTTCCTGGGGTGCAACTGTCCACCACCACCGAGAACCAGGCGGCGCTGGGCCTGTACCGCAAACTGGGCTTCGTGCGGCTGGCCGAGCAGGTCACGCCGCTGTGGACGCCCTGGCTGGGCCACCCGGCCCGGCACGTGATTATGGGCCGGCGCCTCAGTGGGCCAGGGCAGGAGACGGCGACGCCGGGGCAGAAAGAGGAGGCAGCGCCGCCGGACTGA
- a CDS encoding chemotaxis protein CheW, with protein sequence MTDTATFLLLRRAGHTLALPAALTRQALPLEALTPLPAASGVLRGLMPAAGRAVPVLHLEQFLALDTGAAAQEAPLVLLIESGEEVLGLPVDEVIGFVNDDRPTFSGNALLTEERVLGGYVGGGHKGRYLNAPQLFTEVSNQLGAI encoded by the coding sequence ATGACTGACACCGCCACCTTCCTGCTGCTGCGCCGCGCCGGACACACCCTGGCGCTGCCCGCCGCCCTGACCCGCCAGGCCCTGCCGCTGGAGGCGCTGACCCCGCTGCCCGCCGCCTCGGGCGTGCTGCGCGGCCTGATGCCCGCCGCCGGCCGCGCCGTGCCGGTCTTGCACCTGGAGCAGTTCCTGGCCCTGGACACCGGCGCGGCGGCCCAGGAAGCCCCGCTGGTGCTGCTGATCGAATCCGGTGAGGAGGTGCTGGGTCTGCCCGTCGACGAGGTGATCGGCTTTGTCAACGATGACCGCCCGACCTTCAGCGGCAACGCCCTGCTGACCGAGGAGCGGGTGCTGGGCGGCTACGTGGGGGGCGGGCACAAGGGCCGTTACCTGAATGCCCCGCAACTGTTCACCGAAGTGTCCAACCAGCTGGGTGCCATCTGA
- a CDS encoding PIG-L deacetylase family protein, translating into MTGRRLFQRRRTWAALLGVLALLAAVWINLPVMSTFSRSDRRVSGLPPAPAFRPGQRVLLLSPHPDDETLCCGGMIQQAVAAGAGVYVAWLTAGDGFEFDAALTGRTLHPGAQNLRELGNTRAREARRAVALLGVPAAHTFMLGYPDGALFRLFSVNYVQPYTSPRTRSSAVYVTGALTPQAPFSGQALEADLRRVLDRVQPDLVLVPAPQDFHPDHHTLTYLALRLMADRGQEDRLRFWVVHGGLEWPVPKGRHPELPLTVPPRARALPWQRVDLTAQQQARKVQAIDTYRSQTRIMGRFLRAFDRRNELLSPAALPPLSAPASPSPALAH; encoded by the coding sequence GTGACCGGGCGCCGGCTCTTCCAGCGCAGGCGCACCTGGGCCGCCCTGCTGGGGGTGCTGGCCCTGCTGGCGGCGGTGTGGATCAACCTGCCCGTCATGTCCACCTTCAGCCGCAGCGACCGGCGCGTGTCGGGCCTGCCGCCGGCCCCCGCCTTTCGTCCGGGGCAGCGCGTGCTGCTGCTTTCGCCCCACCCGGACGACGAAACGCTGTGCTGCGGCGGCATGATTCAGCAGGCCGTGGCGGCGGGGGCGGGCGTGTACGTGGCCTGGCTGACCGCCGGGGACGGCTTCGAGTTCGATGCCGCGCTGACCGGGCGTACCCTGCACCCCGGCGCGCAGAACCTGCGTGAACTGGGCAACACCCGCGCCCGCGAGGCCCGCCGGGCGGTGGCGCTGCTGGGCGTGCCGGCCGCGCACACCTTTATGCTGGGGTATCCGGACGGCGCCCTGTTTCGCCTGTTCAGCGTGAATTACGTTCAGCCGTACACGTCGCCGCGCACCCGCAGCTCCGCCGTGTACGTCACCGGGGCCCTGACGCCGCAGGCCCCCTTCAGTGGGCAGGCCCTGGAGGCCGACCTGCGGCGCGTGCTGGACAGGGTGCAGCCGGATCTGGTGCTGGTGCCGGCCCCGCAGGACTTTCACCCGGACCACCACACCCTGACCTACCTGGCGCTGCGTCTGATGGCGGATCGCGGCCAGGAAGACCGGTTGCGGTTCTGGGTGGTGCACGGCGGCCTGGAGTGGCCGGTGCCCAAGGGCCGGCACCCCGAGTTGCCCCTGACGGTGCCGCCCCGCGCCCGCGCCCTGCCGTGGCAGCGGGTCGACCTGACGGCGCAGCAGCAGGCGCGCAAGGTGCAGGCCATCGACACCTACCGCAGCCAGACCCGGATCATGGGGCGCTTCCTGCGCGCCTTCGACCGCCGTAACGAACTGCTCAGTCCGGCGGCGCTGCCTCCTCTTTCTGCCCCGGCGTCGCCGTCTCCTGCCCTGGCCCACTGA
- a CDS encoding methyl-accepting chemotaxis protein, with the protein MSQDARLDPQLTEVLATSQGAAATPPAATTGLLGRLSVGQKLALAGLLVAVPFAVSLGSLVTQQNREVSRLEGQLSGHRLLAPLQTTMYNTQLMRLTSAQLLQGEQQASQPLETQRQAVTQALASLQSQAKAQGFTGVSEEVRKVQQALDALSFSVDAMAMTPEEAQSAYGAILKNSIRPLFDAVASASGLRVNTDNNVGEMLSTITTSLPDNVPVAGAITASAAPILAQLGKAGASIDATSRQAMRQQWELSKDALTTILSQLERLATNTTVGRAELKQAADTLTRTSNAVFDGLQDGVITPTRLSLTAAQLGELTPAYDASLFDAYTLATKLAGQELQARASAARQRSTLLTLAALLGLALLGTLLYLISRAITQPLSRLTEASQRLSRGELDLNVPVTTRDEVGQLATSFNVAAAQLRENAARVEQERIEAQQLQQHVGQFLDVTMDIAEGDLTKRGKVTNDVLGNVVDSINVMVEELGETLRGVQTASSSVTGGSRAMLSSTAQIEQGASVTTEEALRVARQAQEVNVSIQEMARLAQRSADTARQALIASQEGQQAVSSTLEGMQNIRGSSEAVSSGVQTLSERSEQIQEIVDSISHIASQTNLLSLHASIEAAGAGEAGTRFAVVAEEVRQLADESNAAAGRIAALISQVQAEIRELSAAMSVGAQNVEQGFQVAQQAGEKLRQIGSLSQESAQLAQTMSQSAGEQVRGVENMGQGVQQIAQIAEASQESVKEGRSAAEELQKLAQQLNQSLTRFRLPS; encoded by the coding sequence ATGTCCCAAGACGCCCGTCTCGATCCTCAACTGACTGAAGTTCTGGCCACCAGCCAGGGCGCGGCGGCCACGCCCCCCGCCGCCACCACCGGCCTGCTCGGACGCCTGTCCGTGGGGCAGAAGCTGGCGCTCGCCGGCCTGCTGGTCGCGGTGCCCTTCGCCGTGTCGCTGGGTTCGCTGGTCACCCAGCAAAACCGGGAAGTGAGCCGCCTGGAAGGCCAGCTTTCCGGGCACCGCCTGCTGGCACCGCTTCAGACCACCATGTACAACACCCAGCTGATGCGCCTGACCTCGGCGCAACTGCTGCAAGGCGAGCAGCAGGCTTCCCAGCCCCTGGAAACGCAGCGCCAGGCCGTGACCCAGGCGCTGGCCAGCCTGCAAAGCCAGGCCAAGGCCCAGGGCTTTACGGGCGTGTCCGAGGAAGTGCGCAAGGTGCAGCAGGCGCTCGACGCCCTGAGCTTCAGCGTGGACGCCATGGCCATGACCCCCGAGGAAGCGCAGTCGGCCTACGGCGCCATCCTGAAAAACTCCATCCGTCCGCTGTTCGACGCGGTCGCCTCGGCCTCCGGCCTGCGCGTAAACACCGACAACAACGTCGGTGAGATGCTCAGCACCATCACCACCTCGCTGCCCGACAACGTGCCGGTCGCCGGGGCCATCACCGCCAGCGCTGCCCCCATCCTGGCACAGCTGGGCAAGGCCGGCGCCTCCATCGACGCGACCAGCCGCCAGGCCATGCGCCAGCAGTGGGAGCTGTCCAAGGACGCGCTGACCACCATCCTGAGTCAGCTGGAGCGCCTGGCCACCAACACCACGGTCGGTCGGGCCGAGCTCAAACAGGCCGCCGACACCCTCACCAGGACGTCCAACGCGGTGTTCGACGGCTTGCAAGACGGCGTGATTACCCCCACCCGCCTCAGCCTGACTGCCGCGCAGCTCGGCGAATTGACGCCTGCCTACGACGCCAGCCTGTTTGACGCCTATACCCTGGCCACCAAACTGGCCGGCCAGGAACTCCAGGCCCGCGCCTCGGCCGCCCGTCAGCGCTCGACCCTGCTGACCCTGGCCGCGCTGCTGGGGCTGGCGCTGCTGGGCACGCTGCTGTACCTGATCTCGCGCGCCATTACCCAGCCCCTTTCGCGCCTGACCGAGGCCTCGCAGCGCCTGTCTCGCGGCGAACTGGATCTGAACGTGCCCGTCACCACCCGCGACGAGGTGGGGCAGCTCGCCACGTCCTTCAACGTCGCCGCCGCGCAGCTGCGCGAGAACGCCGCGCGCGTCGAACAGGAGCGCATCGAGGCGCAGCAGTTGCAGCAGCACGTGGGGCAGTTCCTGGACGTGACCATGGACATCGCCGAAGGTGACCTGACCAAGCGCGGCAAAGTCACCAACGACGTGCTGGGCAACGTGGTCGACTCCATCAACGTGATGGTCGAGGAGCTGGGCGAGACGCTGCGCGGCGTGCAGACGGCCTCCAGTTCGGTGACCGGCGGCTCGCGCGCCATGCTGAGTTCCACCGCCCAGATCGAGCAGGGGGCCAGCGTCACCACTGAAGAAGCCCTGCGGGTGGCCCGCCAGGCCCAGGAAGTGAACGTCAGCATTCAGGAGATGGCGCGCCTGGCCCAGCGGTCCGCCGACACCGCCCGCCAGGCCCTGATCGCCTCGCAGGAAGGGCAGCAGGCCGTGTCCTCCACGCTGGAGGGCATGCAGAACATTCGCGGCTCTTCCGAAGCGGTGTCCAGCGGGGTACAGACGCTGTCCGAACGCTCCGAGCAGATTCAGGAAATCGTGGACTCCATCTCGCACATCGCCTCGCAGACCAACCTGCTCTCGCTGCACGCCTCGATTGAGGCCGCCGGTGCGGGCGAGGCCGGCACGCGCTTCGCAGTGGTAGCCGAGGAAGTGCGCCAGCTGGCCGACGAATCGAACGCCGCCGCCGGACGCATCGCCGCGCTGATCTCGCAGGTGCAGGCCGAAATCCGCGAACTGTCCGCCGCCATGAGCGTCGGGGCGCAGAACGTGGAACAGGGCTTCCAGGTGGCCCAGCAGGCCGGTGAGAAACTCCGTCAGATCGGTTCGCTCTCGCAGGAATCCGCGCAGCTCGCGCAGACCATGTCTCAGTCCGCCGGCGAGCAGGTGCGCGGCGTGGAAAACATGGGTCAGGGCGTGCAGCAGATCGCCCAGATCGCCGAGGCTTCCCAGGAGTCCGTCAAAGAGGGCCGCAGCGCCGCCGAGGAATTGCAGAAACTGGCCCAGCAACTCAACCAGAGCCTCACCCGCTTCCGCTTGCCCAGTTAA